The sequence below is a genomic window from Thalassobaculum sp. OXR-137.
TCTCTCTTCGCGCACTCCCCGGCCTTGTGCCGGGGCAATCCGTGTAGCGGGCTCGACCGTTGGGAGGTCGATTTCACCGCCCATGCAGATTCCCGGCCTCGCCCCGGCACAAGGCCGGGGAGTGGATGATACTTATGTGCTTTTCTTCATTCCAGATGCCGCACGGGAGCGTCAACGCCCCACGAAGCTCGGCTTCTCCTTGGCCAGGAACGCCTTGTAGCCGCGCTGGAAATCCTCGGTGTCGAAGGCGTCGTAGCCCTCGTCGATCTCCGCGTCGCTCAGCGGCGCCGGGTCGGTGAGGCGGTAGACGAATTTCTTGTGCCAGCGCGCGGTCAGCGGCGCGCCCTCGGCGATCTTCGCCGCCCATTCATAGGCCGCGGCCTCGACCTCGGCATCCGGCACCACCTTGTTGACGATGCCGTAATGGAAGGCCTTCTCCGCGTTCAGCAGGTCGCCCACCAGCAGGATCTCCAGCATCGCGGTGGCGCCGTATTTCTTCACCTGGAACTCGAGCTCCTCCGGCGATTCCACCAGGCCCAGCCGCTTCACCGGCACGCCGAACCGGCTGCTCTCGCCGCAGATCCGCAGGTCGCACAGGGCCGCGAGCCCGAAGCCGCCGCCGACGCACAGCCCCTCGATCAGGGCGATGGTCGGGTGGCGACAGGACACCACCGCATGGCCGGACGGGTTGGAGGTCTTCGCGTAGTCGATGGCCGCCTTCTTGTCCTTGCGCACGCTCTCGAACTCAGAGATGTCGGCCCCGGCGGAGAACGCCTTGCCGCCCGCCCCGCGGATCACCACGCAGCGCAGCTCCGCGTCCGCGTCCAGCGCGGTGAAGACCTTGCCCAGCGCGCCGAAGACCTCGAGGTTCATGGCATTGTGCTTGGCCGCCCGGTTGATCGTCACCGTGGCGATACGGTCCTCCACATGGACGAGCACGTCGTCGGTGCCGCTCAATTCGCTCGTCCCTTTGACCTCACTCATTCGGCAGCCTCCTGGTTGGGCAACGTGCCGAGCAGGACGGCGCCCGTCTCGGCCAATCTGGCGATCTCCTCGGCGCCGTATCCGAGCTCCTCGAGCACGCCTTCGGTATGCTGACCGAACAGCGGCGACGGCGTGGCCACCTTGCCCGGCGTGGTCTCGAACTTGATCGGCAGGCCGATGGTCTGGACAGTGCCGGCGACCGGATGCTCGGTGGTCGGCACCATCTCGCGGGCGATGGTCTGCGGGTCCCGGTGCATCTCCAGCACGTCGAAGATCGGCCCGGCGGGAATCCCCCGCGTCTCGAACTCGGCGAGCCAGGCGTCGCTGGTCCTGGTCTCGAACCGCGCGTTCAGCTCCGCCTCGAGATCCTTCAGGTTGGCCATGCGGTCGCCGTTGGTCTTGAACCGCGGGTCGTCGGCGAGCTGCGGCGCGCCGATCATGTCCAGCATGCCGGTCCAGAACGTCCCGGTATTGGCGGCGATGTTGATATAGCCGTCGGCGGTCTTCACCGCCTGATAGGGCGCGTTCAGCGGATGGGCCGAGCCCATGGCCCGAGGCGCCACGCCGGTGGCGAAGGCGATGGCCGACTGCCAATAGGTGTGGGTGATCCCGGCCTCCATCAGCGAGGTGTCGAGCCGCTGGCCCTCGCCGGTCTTCAGCCGGTGGGAATAGGCGGCGCAGACGCCGAGCGCCAGCAGCAGGCCGGCGGTGATGTCGCAGATCGGGGCCCCGACCTTCACCGGCGGGCCGTCCGGCCGCTCGCCGGTGATGCTCATCAGCCCGCTCATGCCCTGGGCGACGAGGTCGAAGCCGCCGCGCCTGGCATAGGGGCCGGTGCGCCCGAAGCCGGAGATGGAGGCATAGATCAGGCCGGGGTTGATCGCCTTCAGATCCTCGTAGCCGAGGCCGAGCCGTTCGAGCACGCCGGGGCGGAAGTTCTCGGTCAGCACGTCGGCCTTGGCGACGAGCTTGCGCAGGATCTCCGCCCCCTCCTCGGTCTTCAGGTCGATGACCACGCCGCGCTTGTTGCGGTTCATCATCATGAAGGCGGCGGCCTCGCCGTTGATCTCCGGCGGCAGATTCCGGCGGGTGTCGTCGCCGCCCTTGATCTTCTCCACCTTGATCACGTCGGCGCCCATATCGGCGAGCATCAGCCCGCAGGTGGGCCCGGCCATGTGGTGGCAGAGCTCGATCACCGTCATGCCCTGGAGCGGGCCGAACCCCCGGTTCGCCATTCGATCCTCCCGGTTATCGTGTCTTGTTCTTGGTTAAGGGCATTTCCCCATGCGGGCGCGCGGGGGTCAAGGTGGGGAGCGTTCAGACCACACTCCTCTTCGCTCTCACTCCCCTCACACACTGTCCCGTCACACACTGACCCCTCTCCCCCACTCCCCGGATTTATTCCGGGGCGGGGCCCAGGCCCGCGTGTCAGAGGAAGCCTTCAAGCTTCGACGGATCCCAAGCCTCACCCCGGAATAAATCCGGGGAGTGGGGAGAGAGAACGACGGAGGAGAAGGCGGGCTATCGGCCGGCCGTCAGCGCCTTCAGGATCTCCGCCGTCGAGCCTTCGATGTGCCGCGCCATGACCCGACCCACGGCGGCCCCGTCCCCGGCCAGCACCAGGTCCAGGATCTCGCCGTGCTCGTCGTTCGACAGCGCGGCATGGCCGGTCATCCGCCACATCAGCCGCAGATAGCGCTCGAACCGCGCCCGCAGGCCCGTCACCAGGTCCAGGGTGATCGGCCGGCCGGCGGCGGCGTAGAGCGCGTCGTGAAACGCCGCGTTGGCGACCATCAACGCCGCCGGCGTCGACGCCTGCCCCATCGCCTCGATCGCCGCCCGTGCTGCCGCCGCGTCGACATTGGTGGCGTTCTCGGCGGCGCGGACCGCCAGCCCCGGCTCCAGGGACAGCCGCAGCGCCCCGATCTCCTCCGCCTCCGCCGCCGAGAGCCCGGCGACCCGCACCCCCCGGTTGGCCACGGCCACGACCAGCCCCTCCGCCTCCAGGCGACGGAACGCCTCGCGGATCGGCGCCTGGCTGGTGCCGAAGCGCTGGGCCAGATGCTCCTGGCGCAGCCGCGCGTCGGGCGCCAGGACCCCGTCCAGGATCTCCTCGCGCAGCAAAGCGGCGACCTCTTCCGGCATCGAACGGCGCAGGGACGCGGGGTGAGGCAAGGGGGTCGACCGGGAACGCATGCGCCCATCCTGGTTGTTGACGGCGGCCTGTCCATGGATCATTTTATCGATTATCGATAATTTGGAGAAGCGAAATGCGACCGGACGATTTCGACGCGATCACCTTCGACGTCTACGGCACCCTGATCGACTGGGAGCCCAGCATTCTGGCGCGGCTGCGGGCCTGTGTGGATAGCCAGGGGGCCGACGGTGCCGGCGTGGCCCCCACCGATGCCGCGCTGATCGACGCCTTCGACCGGGCCCGGGCGCATTACCAGATGCTGTCGCCGGCCCGGCCCTATCCGCGAATCCTGGAGCTGGCCATCGCCTATGTGGCCGGGGAATGGGGCGGGCGCGTCGATCCCGACCAGCAGGCCGCCTTCGGCGCCTCGGTCGGCGAGTGGGTCGCCTATGACGACAGCGTCGCCGCCCTGGCCCGGCTGAAGGAGCGCTTCGTGCTGGGCGCGCTGACCAACATGGACGACGCCTCCTTCGCCCTATCCCGGGCCCGGCTCGGCGAGCCGTTCGAGATCCTCGTCACCGCCGAGCGCGCCGGCGCCTACAAGCCGTCGCTGCGGCATTTCGTGCTGTCGCTCACCGATCTCGCCGCACGGGGTATCCCGCCGCACCGGGTGCTGCACGTGGCCCAGAGCCGCCGGGCCGACGTCCGCCCCTGCAACCTGCTGGGCCAGCCGGTGGTGCATATCGATCGCGGCGGCAAGGCGCTCGGCCATACCGGCTTCGGCGCCGAACTGGCGGTGCCCGACGCCACCTACCCGACCATGGAAGCCTTCGTGGAAGAATTCTTGAATTGAAACAATAACCTCGCCCTGAGCAGCCCCCGTCCCGGATTTAATCCGGGACGGGGGCGTGTCGAAGGGCCGGCCGCCCCATGTCCTCCGGGTCCCGGCCCGCCCCCGGGTCAGGCCCGGGGCCGTCCGGGATGACGGTCGTGTTGTAAAAATAACTCATCCGTCATCCCGGCGAGCTCCGGGC
It includes:
- a CDS encoding CoA transferase, producing the protein MANRGFGPLQGMTVIELCHHMAGPTCGLMLADMGADVIKVEKIKGGDDTRRNLPPEINGEAAAFMMMNRNKRGVVIDLKTEEGAEILRKLVAKADVLTENFRPGVLERLGLGYEDLKAINPGLIYASISGFGRTGPYARRGGFDLVAQGMSGLMSITGERPDGPPVKVGAPICDITAGLLLALGVCAAYSHRLKTGEGQRLDTSLMEAGITHTYWQSAIAFATGVAPRAMGSAHPLNAPYQAVKTADGYINIAANTGTFWTGMLDMIGAPQLADDPRFKTNGDRMANLKDLEAELNARFETRTSDAWLAEFETRGIPAGPIFDVLEMHRDPQTIAREMVPTTEHPVAGTVQTIGLPIKFETTPGKVATPSPLFGQHTEGVLEELGYGAEEIARLAETGAVLLGTLPNQEAAE
- a CDS encoding enoyl-CoA hydratase/isomerase family protein; the encoded protein is MSEVKGTSELSGTDDVLVHVEDRIATVTINRAAKHNAMNLEVFGALGKVFTALDADAELRCVVIRGAGGKAFSAGADISEFESVRKDKKAAIDYAKTSNPSGHAVVSCRHPTIALIEGLCVGGGFGLAALCDLRICGESSRFGVPVKRLGLVESPEELEFQVKKYGATAMLEILLVGDLLNAEKAFHYGIVNKVVPDAEVEAAAYEWAAKIAEGAPLTARWHKKFVYRLTDPAPLSDAEIDEGYDAFDTEDFQRGYKAFLAKEKPSFVGR
- a CDS encoding HAD family hydrolase, translating into MRPDDFDAITFDVYGTLIDWEPSILARLRACVDSQGADGAGVAPTDAALIDAFDRARAHYQMLSPARPYPRILELAIAYVAGEWGGRVDPDQQAAFGASVGEWVAYDDSVAALARLKERFVLGALTNMDDASFALSRARLGEPFEILVTAERAGAYKPSLRHFVLSLTDLAARGIPPHRVLHVAQSRRADVRPCNLLGQPVVHIDRGGKALGHTGFGAELAVPDATYPTMEAFVEEFLN
- a CDS encoding GntR family transcriptional regulator, with the protein product MRSRSTPLPHPASLRRSMPEEVAALLREEILDGVLAPDARLRQEHLAQRFGTSQAPIREAFRRLEAEGLVVAVANRGVRVAGLSAAEAEEIGALRLSLEPGLAVRAAENATNVDAAAARAAIEAMGQASTPAALMVANAAFHDALYAAAGRPITLDLVTGLRARFERYLRLMWRMTGHAALSNDEHGEILDLVLAGDGAAVGRVMARHIEGSTAEILKALTAGR